The genomic interval ATACACTGGCAGACCAGCAGGGATGTGGACACATCCATGTAGCCACCAGGTCTCACACCTTGACCTGGACCAAAGACTCATTCCACTTTCTCTGCGTCCCCTGTTTCTGCAGCTGCCTTGGGCACGCTGGAATTTGACCTTCTCTATGACCAGGCTTCCTGCATGCTGCACTGTAGAATCCTCAGGGCCAAGGTGTGTATCCTCCTTCCTAGGCTGCCACCCTGGGGTGGAAGTTCCATCTTCCCCCAATCAGAATGTACTCCTTCCtactccttctgcctccctggAACTGTAATCTGTGGGGATCTAGTcctgcaggaggagggagaaaggcttGGGAGTCTAAAATCCCCTTTGCATCCTGTCCTCCCTCCAGGGCCTCAAGCCCATGGATTTCAACGGCCTGGCTGACCCCTACGTAAAGCTGCACCTCCTGCCAGGAGCCTGCAAGGTATGTCTCCTTCCAGAACTAGCTTGGTTTATGGGtcctttcccacccccaccttaAACCTTTGCAGCCCACAGGTTCCGTGCATTAGAACACTTTGTCCCCATGCCCCAGGCCAATAAGCTAAAAACCAAGACACAGAGGAACACACTGAACCCTGTGTGGAACGAGGAACTGACGTACAGTGGCATCACAGATGATGACATCACCCACAAGGTGCTCAGGTGAGGGCTTTTCCTTCAGGCAGCACCTCTGGGAAAGCTGTCACTGGAATCTTAGTTTGGTCCATCTCCTTATGTTCCATCAAGCCTGTTTTGTTGACACCCCACAATAACCAGCGGCTCCCCAGAGCCCTCAGCAGGAGGTTTCAATGTTCTTGTAGGTCTTCTAGCAGAGGCCTAGGTTTGGCATCTGATGGCCTTCAGTTGTGCCTACATGCTCTTGGCTTCCTGCCAACTTCAGTCTTTGATCTGAGGCGCAGCCCCAAATGTGCTTCTTCTGGACAGGTTTCTTTGCTGTCCTTGGGCTGTCTGCCCTATCGACCTATAATCTGAGGGGAAGTCTTCCGAGGCAGAGAACTTGCCATCACGTTAGGTGTAAGAAGTCCCCCTAAAGGGGAGCCTGGCAGCTAAGTCCAGGTCAGGAGAAACTTCTTCCTTTACTCTTGGGTAATAGGAGAGATAAAGGTAGAAGCAGAAAACTTGACCTCACAGTAGACAATGGACCCGCGAGGTCACAGAGGCAGTATTTTGTTTTGACTGGgtcagcccaggctagccttgaacttagtgCTTAGGATCAcagtgccaccatacctggttctTAGGGAGCATCTCTTTGTTTGACCCTCATGATAGCTTTAGGGCACTTGggtaacttgcccaaggtcacacaggtaATGAGCAGGGCTGGGATTTCCACACACCTTCATACCGTAACCACTCATGTCTCAACTCACACTGCTGTATCTGGGCCAGGCTGGACTTGCTCAAATGGGAAAGAACAGGGCACCCAAGTCAATCAGGAGTCCTTGGCTGGTTACTACCACTGTGTCTGTGGCCAtacccacccatccacacctGTGGGATTCAGCTGGCACTTGTCCTCAGGTGGGAAATGGAGCAGATCTAGCTGTGAGGACATCCTATGCACCTGGGTAATTCTTGATAAGATACTTGACAACCCTGGGCATATCCAATTGCCCTTCTCAAGCTCCcacccattttgcagatgaggtgAACTTAGGGCAGAGCTGGGACTGGTCTGAGGACCTTTTTCTCCCTCCGGAGTGGGGCTCAGATACCCAGGGGCCCTGACTCTGCAGTTCCCCGCCAGGATCTCTGTCTGTGATGAAGACAAGCTGAGCCACAATGAATTTATTGGGGAGATCCGAGTGCCCCTCCGCCGCCTCAAGCCTTCACAGAAGAAGCATTTTAACATCTGTCTTGAGCGCCAGGTCCCGGTCCGTGTGGGGCTAACaggtatggggggtgggggggatctgGAAAGGTCAGCTTGCCAGAACCTCTTCTTTGCCCCCCTCAGCTTCCTTCACCTTCTTCAATGTCTGCGGCGCTGAGGGGCATATCCTGTTACCTGAAGGAGGTGAGGCACATGATGCCGAGAACCCGGTCTGGGTGGGAGGTGGAGAACACTGTAGACTaacctctgcctccttctctggCAGCTAGAGCAGGCGGAGCAGGGACTTGGGCTGCTGGAAGAGCGTGGGCGCATCCTGCTGAGCCTCAGCTACAGCTCGCAGCGGCATGGGCTGCTGGTGGGCATTGTTCGCTGTGCTCACCTGGCTGCAATGGATGTTAACGGCTACTCTGACCCTTATGTGAAGACGTGAGCCCTTGCCCAAACCTGACCCCAGCCTAACTGCTCTGGGGCCTAGCCTGTCCCTAATTAACTTCATGCTCCCCTAGGTACTTGAGACCAGACGTGGATAAGAAATCCAAGCATAAAACGTGTGTAAAGAAGAAGACGCTAAACCCAGAATTTAATGAGGTAAAAATGGCAGGGAACAGAAATAAAGATGGGCTGGGGACAGCGGTGTGGACAGAAAGCACCGCCTGCCTTTGTTCTCAGGAATTCTTCTATGAGATGGAACTCTCCACTCTGGCCACTAAGACCCTGGAAGTCACAGTCTGGGACTACGACATTGGCAAATCCAATGACTTCATAGGTGAGTGAGAGAGCCCACCAGGTGCCATGAAAGAAGTGGAGGAGAGCTGGCATCTAATAGGTTGGCCGGCACTGCCTGTTCTTCAGGTGGTGTGTCTCTGGGACCAGGAGCCCGGGGAGAGGCCCAGAAACACTGGAGTGACTGTCTACACCAGCCAGACACAGCCCTGGAGCGCTGGCATACCCTGACCAGTGAGCTGCCCCCAGCAGCAGGAGCTTTTCCTGTGGCCTGAGAGGACAGCAGCTGCCCAGCACAGGCCCTCTGGGGCCGGGTCCAGTACCCAACCTTCGCACGAGTGTGTTGCACGTTTACATGGGGTGGGATGCTCCTGCCCCACACTACCTGTCTTATTTTTGTGAGTCTCTGTGACCGTGGGTCTGTCTTCTTGTGAGGGACCGTTGAGAGCTATATTCACATATGCAAACTTTCTCCTGCCTGATTTGCTATTACCTGCAAATATGCAACCACCCCATGCACAGGGCCACGTGGGAGTCTCCTGCCAGTGCCCCACCCCATCCTGCAGCTCCTCTCTTGGCCTCTCCAAGCTGCCTGGTCCCCTGCCCCACAGGGAGGGGTCAGATTAGGGGAGATTAGAGGAGAACACTTCCAAATAgaggaaaagacaaggaaagaaagagccaACTCTTTAATATAGAGCCTTCATTAAAGTGTCCCAGCCCTGTGCAGCTGCTCTTCTCAAGGGTGGCCACCATAGGTCTCTACCTCCCTAAGATGTAGCAGACCCTTCTGGCCACTGATTTAAATAACTGTTCCCTGGATGGGGCTGGGATGTAAGGGCAGGGCCCCTGCCACCTTCCTCGGGGACATTTGTGCATGTTTACGCCTTTTCTGACTGTGTCAGTGGCCGAAGCATGGCAACTGGGCATCAATAAACATCTCTTGAGGAAGTTGGCTCGAGTGTGCTGGCACAGGAGGAGCGCTGTGGGGTGCCTGGCAGGTAGCACTGGGTGGCTACTCTGGAATGTCAATCACCAGGTCGTCATCTCCATCCAGGGCATCATCCCCACTGCCTGCATCGCTGAACATCTGCTGAGGGACGGTGCTCAGGATTGTATGTGGAGGCATCTTAGGAGGAGGCAGGGGGGTCAGGGCTGCCCCAACACTGGCACCAGAACCCCTGGCAGGGAAAGCCAGCGGTCCACCCACAGGGCAGTCAGGGGGTCCCACAGCCATCTGCAGCAGAGGGAGAAACATAAAGAGGTCTAGTTAGATACATCGGCACTGGGAAGCTGCACAGTGCCCACTGAAAGGCagttcaaggtgtgtgtgtggggcccACCGCAGCCCCTCAGTCTCAAGCCATGAAGTGCCTGGGGTGAGGGGCAGTGATGGAGGCATgatggggatggggtgaggggagTCTGACAGGGAGCCTGGCAGAAAAGCTGGGCTCTTCTCTTTCTAGCAAGGCACTCTGGTTGCTCTGTGCCAGCAGTTACAGCCAGATTCAGGACTAgtgccttcctcctgcctctgggcaCCACCTGCCACCACTGGTcggctctccctcctcctcctgtgggATTCACTGGTTTATGGTAGGCATCACAGGCCACCTAAGCCAGAAGCCTAAGCAGTAGCTTTGCTCCCCAGTTTCTATGACATTGTGGATGAGCCCCTCCTTGGGACCCCAGCAGCCACCAGCCTGGGCCAGGACCTTCTCTCAGCTCACCTGGTCTAGGTACCAGCCTCCTAACTGGACTCCCTGCCTTCAGCCTCTCCCAGATCCAGATCCTCCTCCACACTGCGGCCAGAGTGATCACTCTAGAACACAAACCTGAGCATGTCACTCCTCTGCTTGAGGGCCTTGGCCTTGGCTGCCCTCAGGATGGGCAGTGAAGTGGGCCTAACAGTCTGGCTCAATCCCATCTGTCAAAGTCACGCCTTGTCCTCTGAGTTTGAAAGGACTCTGCTTGCCCCACCCTGCCAGTCCTTACACATCCTCCCTCAAGAGAATTCCCTGGATGCTTGTGATAGCTCATGTGCCAAGGGCACAAACTGAACACTAATAAGGCCTAGGTGACTTCTATCAATAATCTCTACTTTATAGGCCATCCTAGAAGAGAGGTGGGGCCATATGTCAGAGGAAGGAACTagtatggaaacagaaaataaaggaataaGATGCTGGTCCTTACTGTGCAGCACCCAAGGTGCCCATGTGACTGGGGTAGCAAGCAACATGGATGTGTGGTCTCTACAATGACCTCCTGACACTGCCATACTTGGCCTGTggcctgctctctgcctctcaaggacCCCTCCCTTACCTCTGCTTGTGGAGTGATCTGAGGGGGCTAGAGTAGGTGAGGTCTCAGAAAATATGGATGGCAAACTACAGCTCTGCAAAGAACCAGAAcccctgtggtggtctgaatgagaatgccTCCCCCATAGGCattatgtttgaatgcttggtccctagctgGTCAAACTGTAAGAATTAAGTAGCTGGCCTTGtcggaggaggtgtgtcactggaggtgaggTTGGACTTTTCAAAAGCTTTCAGTCTTCTCAGCTGGCTCAGatgctctccatctctcccctctgccttccCCAGACTCACGGATTCTAGTCCTCTAAAACCACAAGTCCCAAATAAACACTACaggttggcttggtcatggtgttccagCGAtggaaaagtaaccaagacaaccCCGAGTGCACAGAGAGCTGGATGCACACACATGACTAAAGAGAACTACTCCAGGGGGACGAGGCCTCTACAGGCTCCCCTCTGCATCACTACCCTGCTCCCAGGATTTCTTCAGCATGACCACGAGCAGCCAATGTGGCTCCATGGGGCTGCCAAGGCACAGGCATTGGCTAGGCTAGGTTCTCATCCTTCACTCATTTTAGCCTCTCATGGGCTCCATGAAAGAGAGTTCAGTGACATGCCCAAGGTCACATGGTGAGTATATGACAGAGCTGGGTTCAAATCCAGCTAAGGCCAATGCTCCAGCACTCTTGCCACCTCCTCTATCTCCCACCTAGAAACTTCTGGGACTCAGCTCTTCAGTGCTGAGTGTCTAGGCCTCTCTTACCTCCGTGTCCTTCAGCCCTGCTGCACCTTCCCCCATCATGTTTCTCTCCGCCCCCACCCATCTTACTGACCCTGTGCTCCATTACCCTTCTCTGATTCTCCATGCCTGGAAGCAAAAGCAGTTGAGCCCAGCCTTTCCTTACACACCCAGGCACGGCATCCAAACATCCGAAGCTCTTACCCGCCCTAGACTGCTGTGCCCAGTTTTCTCTCCCCACTGTCCTGACTGTGCTCAGGAAAAGCCAGGATACATTACTATCCCAGTTGTTTCccagtgctagggatcaaactcagggctttgaaAATGTCAGGCAAGAACTACTACTGAGCCACATGCCAAGTCCTAAGACTGCATACTTAATCCTTAGGAACTAGAggtacaggcagctgtgagccgcTTTACACAAATTCTCAACTTGGgtcccttggaagagcagcaaacaatcttaaccactgagtctttTTTCTAATCCaagaattcattcatttatccttcccttttctctctctccctccctcccaatttcttctttctctgagacagagatatagccctggctggcctagaacttgctatgtagaccaggatagcatCAGACTTACAGAgtcacctgcctcttccttccacatgctgggattgaaggcgtatGGCAGCATGCCAGGCAGAATTCACACTTAGCCACTATAAATACACTGATTCCGCCTGTGGTGTAGGAGCACCGAGAGAGAGCTGTTTAGCCTGGTCCCTACTCAACTTTGCTGGCCAGCTGACGGGCATTACCATCTCCCCTCATCTTAGGCTTGCTTCTCATACTCCAAAGCTCTATGTTCAGCCTTTCCTCTTTTCCATTCACACAGCCCTACAGAGCCCCAGCTCACAGAGGCCACTGTCTAGCGAGCATTTCCAGATGCCCTCGACAGGTCCAAGGCTGATTCTCATCTCCCTTCTAGAATCAGCTTCTTCCATAATCATCTCAGGAAAGCTGCCCGTCTGCATCATCACTCTCAGGTAAGCCCTAGAATCCTGGGATCCCTTCTCTCCCTCACAGTCAAACTGGGT from Arvicanthis niloticus isolate mArvNil1 chromosome 1, mArvNil1.pat.X, whole genome shotgun sequence carries:
- the Doc2a gene encoding double C2-like domain-containing protein alpha isoform X2, encoding MGKPNSGSPEQQEQVSPFSGGSLGHCGSLSHTHGHPGVGQLPFPFPSGVFWDGGVSENQRRYGNQAGWSGPGALGGSEGERRGSGRRQGCAAGRGPGSPGRSWGTPGASRGGTRQVLGQRCCMRGRRGDRMTINIQEHMAINVCPGPIRPIRQISDYFPRRGPGPEGGGGGRGCGEAPAHLAPLALAPPAALLGATTPDDGAEVDSYDSDDTTALGTLEFDLLYDQASCMLHCRILRAKGLKPMDFNGLADPYVKLHLLPGACKANKLKTKTQRNTLNPVWNEELTYSGITDDDITHKVLRISVCDEDKLSHNEFIGEIRVPLRRLKPSQKKHFNICLERQVPLPSPSSMSAALRGISCYLKELEQAEQGLGLLEERGRILLSLSYSSQRHGLLVGIVRCAHLAAMDVNGYSDPYVKTYLRPDVDKKSKHKTCVKKKTLNPEFNEEFFYEMELSTLATKTLEVTVWDYDIGKSNDFIGGVSLGPGARGEAQKHWSDCLHQPDTALERWHTLTSELPPAAGAFPVA
- the Doc2a gene encoding double C2-like domain-containing protein alpha isoform X3, with the translated sequence MRGRRGDRMTINIQEHMAINVCPGPIRPIRQISDYFPRRGPGPEGGGGGRGCGEAPAHLAPLALAPPAALLGATTPDDGAEVDSYDSDDTTALGTLEFDLLYDQASCMLHCRILRAKGLKPMDFNGLADPYVKLHLLPGACKANKLKTKTQRNTLNPVWNEELTYSGITDDDITHKVLRISVCDEDKLSHNEFIGEIRVPLRRLKPSQKKHFNICLERQVPLPSPSSMSAALRGISCYLKELEQAEQGLGLLEERGRILLSLSYSSQRHGLLVGIVRCAHLAAMDVNGYSDPYVKTYLRPDVDKKSKHKTCVKKKTLNPEFNEEFFYEMELSTLATKTLEVTVWDYDIGKSNDFIGGVSLGPGARGEAQKHWSDCLHQPDTALERWHTLTSELPPAAGAFPVA
- the Doc2a gene encoding double C2-like domain-containing protein alpha isoform X1, with amino-acid sequence MGKPNSGSPEQQEQVSPFSGGSLGHCGSLSHTHGHPGVGQLPFPFPSGVFWDGGVSENQRRYGNQAGWSGPGALGGSEGERRGSGRRQGCAAGRGPGSPGRSWGTPGASRGGTRQVLGEGSEVPPDPSRPLQLYPSPSQRCCMRGRRGDRMTINIQEHMAINVCPGPIRPIRQISDYFPRRGPGPEGGGGGRGCGEAPAHLAPLALAPPAALLGATTPDDGAEVDSYDSDDTTALGTLEFDLLYDQASCMLHCRILRAKGLKPMDFNGLADPYVKLHLLPGACKANKLKTKTQRNTLNPVWNEELTYSGITDDDITHKVLRISVCDEDKLSHNEFIGEIRVPLRRLKPSQKKHFNICLERQVPLPSPSSMSAALRGISCYLKELEQAEQGLGLLEERGRILLSLSYSSQRHGLLVGIVRCAHLAAMDVNGYSDPYVKTYLRPDVDKKSKHKTCVKKKTLNPEFNEEFFYEMELSTLATKTLEVTVWDYDIGKSNDFIGGVSLGPGARGEAQKHWSDCLHQPDTALERWHTLTSELPPAAGAFPVA